Proteins encoded by one window of Chondromyces crocatus:
- a CDS encoding non-ribosomal peptide synthetase, with amino-acid sequence MSDLIDLLSHLLFHGVELSIEGGKVRVRAPDGVLTKETLETLRSRKDELVRVLPEHHVESPLSVGQEGLWFIQKSAPESVAYNVAFALRIASESDPAPALRRALQKLVDRHAVLRTRFPAVNGTPRQRVRGHHTLDLHETDASGMDAETLSRATAAIHQRPFDLEREGAFRVSLLRCSAGEVLLLLCLHHIACDGWSFRMLVDELLRLYEADGKPNPLPPVRRTYQQFVAWQGERLASQGETLRRFWSNELHGAPLVLDLPTDRTRPPAQTFTGATHERVLDPALVEGLRAFSREQRTTLSTVLLSGFQLLLHRTSGQEDLCVGSIVAGREHEEFAGVFGYMVNQVAIRSCLDTAGAQGFASLVRQTRDRVLAAMERQDHPFPRLVQDLHVERDPSRPPVVQVSFVHQRVQSLGETATRLLAGAPVVVGATRFSLVPQQQRISELDLTLEVTERPESVTLGLRYNTDLFDASSIERMSSHLETLLAAGVAHPERPVSLLPLLGSEEREHVLVAWNRTALDHDRCATLHGLFEAQAQKTPDATAILCGDQSTTYAALNRRANQLAHHLRRQGALPESRIAVCVERSLDMIVSLFAVLKVGAAYVPVDPAYPQARQALMIEESQAALLITRGTLGASFANDRLRRVALDEAAAPIAAEPDGALGTQVLSDQLAYLLTTSGSTGRPKAVAIEHRNAVAMLQWSRAEFPVEVLRGTLASTSICFDLSVFEIFLPLSVGATIVLADNALALPHLAAREQVTLINTVPSAMAELLRQNAVPKSARVINLAGEKLSQELVQKLYGLPQVERVYNLYGPSEATTYSTSAPMVRGDQRDTSIGRPIANTVAYLLDRHFEPVPPGIPGELYLGGEGLARGYFERPALTAERFVPNPFGPGRLYRTGDLARHRPEGELEFLGRIDNQIKLRGFRIELGEIEAALGRIAGVDKAIVVAHGTAPRQHLVAYWTASGEGIVEDLQPQLATTLPVFMVPDVYVRLDAFPLTSTGKVDRRALPAPSLTDMKRSAHREPETPTEQTLASIWREVLGAVRIGLDDSFFHLGGHSLLSVQVLDRIRTTFGLELPLRAMFEMPTVHVLAKHIDATNALRRLAQSQPAPGSARRQSGRL; translated from the coding sequence ATGAGCGATCTGATCGACCTCCTCAGTCACCTGCTCTTCCACGGCGTGGAGCTGTCCATCGAAGGCGGCAAGGTCCGGGTCCGAGCGCCCGATGGCGTCCTGACGAAGGAGACGCTGGAGACACTGCGTAGCCGCAAGGACGAGCTGGTGCGCGTCCTCCCCGAGCACCACGTCGAGTCGCCGCTCTCGGTGGGTCAGGAGGGGCTCTGGTTCATCCAGAAGAGCGCTCCCGAGAGCGTCGCCTACAACGTCGCGTTCGCCCTGCGGATCGCGTCGGAGAGTGACCCCGCCCCAGCGCTCCGCCGCGCCCTCCAGAAGCTCGTCGATCGTCATGCCGTCCTGCGCACCAGGTTCCCGGCGGTGAACGGCACCCCACGGCAGCGGGTGCGTGGTCATCACACGCTCGATCTCCACGAGACCGACGCCTCTGGCATGGACGCCGAGACGCTGTCGCGGGCCACGGCTGCCATCCACCAGCGCCCGTTCGATCTCGAACGAGAAGGCGCCTTCCGCGTGAGCCTCCTCCGCTGCAGCGCGGGCGAGGTCTTGCTGCTCCTTTGCCTGCACCACATCGCGTGCGATGGATGGTCCTTCCGGATGCTGGTGGACGAGCTGCTCCGCCTCTACGAGGCCGACGGAAAGCCCAACCCGCTCCCTCCCGTCCGTCGGACGTACCAGCAGTTCGTCGCGTGGCAAGGTGAGCGCCTGGCCTCCCAGGGTGAGACGCTCCGCCGCTTCTGGTCGAACGAACTTCATGGCGCCCCCCTGGTGCTCGACCTGCCCACGGATCGCACGCGCCCCCCCGCCCAGACCTTCACCGGCGCGACCCATGAGCGGGTGCTGGATCCGGCGCTCGTCGAAGGCCTCCGCGCCTTCTCGCGCGAGCAGCGCACGACCCTCTCCACCGTCCTTCTCTCGGGCTTCCAGCTCTTGCTCCACCGCACCAGCGGCCAGGAAGATCTCTGCGTCGGGTCGATCGTGGCCGGCCGCGAGCACGAAGAGTTCGCGGGGGTCTTCGGGTACATGGTCAATCAGGTCGCCATTCGCTCGTGCCTCGACACCGCCGGCGCGCAGGGCTTTGCTTCGCTGGTCCGGCAGACCCGCGATCGCGTCCTGGCAGCGATGGAGCGGCAGGACCATCCCTTCCCGCGTCTCGTCCAGGATCTGCACGTCGAGCGTGATCCGAGCCGGCCTCCGGTCGTCCAGGTCTCCTTCGTCCATCAGCGCGTGCAGTCACTCGGGGAGACTGCCACCCGGCTCCTCGCTGGCGCGCCCGTCGTGGTGGGGGCCACCCGCTTCTCCCTCGTCCCTCAGCAGCAGCGCATCAGCGAACTCGATCTGACCCTGGAGGTGACCGAGCGGCCCGAGAGCGTCACCCTCGGCCTCCGCTACAACACCGACCTGTTCGACGCCTCGAGCATCGAGCGCATGTCCAGCCACCTCGAGACGCTGCTCGCGGCCGGCGTCGCCCACCCAGAGCGACCCGTCAGCCTGCTCCCTCTCCTCGGCTCGGAGGAGCGCGAGCATGTACTCGTGGCGTGGAACCGCACCGCACTGGATCACGATCGCTGCGCCACCCTCCATGGCCTCTTCGAAGCCCAGGCACAGAAGACCCCCGACGCGACGGCCATCCTCTGCGGCGATCAGTCCACCACCTACGCGGCGCTGAACCGACGGGCCAACCAGCTCGCGCATCACCTGCGGCGCCAGGGCGCCCTCCCCGAGAGCCGAATCGCCGTCTGCGTCGAGCGCTCCCTGGACATGATCGTGAGCCTGTTCGCCGTGCTCAAGGTCGGCGCAGCCTACGTACCCGTCGATCCCGCCTACCCTCAGGCGCGTCAGGCCTTGATGATCGAGGAGTCCCAGGCAGCGCTCCTGATCACCCGCGGCACACTCGGTGCCAGCTTTGCGAACGATCGGCTCCGTCGGGTCGCCCTCGATGAAGCGGCAGCCCCCATCGCTGCGGAGCCAGATGGGGCCCTTGGTACGCAGGTCCTCTCCGATCAGCTCGCATACCTCCTCACGACCTCCGGCTCCACGGGCAGGCCGAAGGCCGTGGCGATCGAGCACCGCAACGCCGTGGCGATGCTCCAGTGGTCCAGGGCAGAGTTCCCCGTGGAGGTCCTCCGCGGCACGCTCGCCTCGACCTCGATCTGCTTCGACCTCTCCGTCTTCGAGATCTTCCTCCCGCTCAGCGTCGGCGCGACCATCGTCCTCGCCGACAATGCGCTCGCACTTCCGCACCTCGCGGCGCGCGAGCAGGTGACGCTGATCAACACCGTGCCCTCGGCCATGGCGGAGCTGCTGCGCCAGAACGCCGTCCCGAAGAGCGCCCGCGTGATCAACCTCGCAGGGGAGAAGCTCAGCCAGGAGCTCGTCCAGAAGCTCTACGGACTCCCGCAGGTCGAGCGCGTCTACAACCTCTACGGTCCCTCGGAAGCGACGACGTACTCCACGAGCGCGCCGATGGTGCGCGGCGACCAGCGGGACACCTCCATCGGCAGGCCCATCGCCAACACGGTCGCCTACCTCCTCGATCGGCACTTCGAGCCTGTCCCGCCAGGCATCCCCGGCGAGCTGTATCTCGGCGGCGAGGGGCTGGCCCGCGGCTACTTCGAGCGTCCCGCCCTCACGGCGGAGCGCTTCGTACCGAACCCGTTCGGTCCTGGCCGCCTCTACCGGACCGGCGACCTCGCTCGCCATCGTCCGGAGGGTGAACTCGAGTTCCTCGGGCGGATCGACAACCAGATCAAGCTGCGCGGCTTCCGCATCGAGCTGGGCGAGATCGAGGCCGCGCTGGGCCGCATCGCGGGGGTCGACAAGGCCATCGTCGTCGCCCACGGGACCGCACCCCGACAGCATCTGGTCGCTTACTGGACGGCATCAGGGGAGGGGATCGTCGAAGATCTCCAACCCCAGCTCGCCACGACGCTCCCGGTCTTCATGGTGCCTGACGTCTACGTACGCCTCGACGCCTTCCCGCTCACCTCGACCGGCAAGGTGGATCGCCGCGCGCTGCCGGCCCCTTCGCTCACCGACATGAAACGCAGCGCGCACCGCGAACCGGAGACCCCCACCGAGCAGACCCTCGCCTCCATCTGGCGCGAGGTGCTCGGCGCCGTGCGGATCGGGTTGGACGACAGCTTCTTCCACCTCGGCGGCCACTCCCTGCTGAGCGTCCAGGTCCTCGACCGCATCCGGACGACCTTCGGCCTGGAGCTACCGCTGCGCGCCATGTTCGAGATGCCCACCGTCCACGTGCTCGCGAAGCACATCGATGCCACGAACGCGCTCCGTCGGCTCGCCCAGAGCCAGCCCGCACCCGGAAGTGCGCGCCGCCAGTCCGGAAGACTTTGA
- a CDS encoding type I polyketide synthase yields MTQRQDQLLERLREATLALRRTLDERDALEREKYEPIAIVGIGCRFPGGASSPSAFWDLLLEGRDAVGPLADRWALVGVSPEGDVPRWAGLLTEAVDAFDAAFFGISPREAVSLDPQHRLLLEVGWEALEDAGILAGTLEGSRTGVFVGALTTDYARLVEQRPRTEQDAYGMTGNLLSVAAGRLSYTLGLQGPCMTVDTACSSSLVSVHLACRSLRAGECDLALAGGVNLMLSADVMEGTSRTQALSPDGRCKTFDALANGFARGEGCGLLVLKRLSDAQRDGDPIRALIRGSAINQDGRSTGMTAPNVLAQEALLHEALENARVTSDQIGFVETHGTGTSLGDPIEVEALRAVLGAARPDGSRCLLGAVKTNVGHLEAAAGVAGLIKAALALQHEAIPGNLHLRQLNPRISLEGTPFVLPTETVTWPRQERRRLAGVSSFGISGTNAHVVLEEAPAQNTPDRTGSSPPDEPTAAALVVVSARNEQALADAAGRLGEHLQAHPELELPDVAFSLARTRTEMPHRLAIAATSREGLLEALATASRGETPAGGARGRVELRRRPEVIFVFPGQGSQWAGMGRQLLAEEPVFREALEASDRAVRAEAGWSLLQTLEGSPDALPLERIDVVQPVLFAIEVALSALWRSWGVEPDGVVGHSMGEVAAAHVAGVLSLADAVAVICCRSQLLRRLSGQGEMALVELSFEAAEAALAGYEDRLSVAVSNSPRATVLSGDPEALGQVMARLEGQGVFCRRVKVDVASHSPQVDPLEEELTRGLRDLRPQPARMRMQSTVTALPVEGPELGASYWVTNLRQPVRFAQTVEALLDGRHRLFVEMSPHPLLVTAIEEMRHAKGDPGGALASLWRERAERSALLESLGALWAQGQAVSWDRVLRDGGLRVTLPTYPWQRQRYWVDLSAHRKTGHRGHAGEHPLLGEGLSVSASAGMHLWETTLDHDRLPWLQDHRVQGLLVFPGAGYLEMALSAGRSLWGEHPLAVTDVALIEALTPADDEPTTVQMVTSTQGEALARFQIASQRPAATSAGWTVHARGMLRRLDHASAPDRVDLGALRARFDQVLAGEEIYRLLSARGLDYGPTFRGLLELRRGSHEALGRVSLPEPASVAAGYQLHPALLDACLQTVAGALDDPERRAWMPVALGAFEMAQPPTGEIWCHVRFTQDDPASLAPVTSRPDVRAPRRQRVDLSVLDASGTRIAELSGLVVQQLSQGARRHDPMADWFLEVGWIQSSVGPSRLTPGRYLLIGDGDGLERELASALEEAGHVVLCAAFGTSTEPGLGASSIDSASLETIRAQLSDAFGGQPPTAVVHLRTAAGRATPSTSAPLNTPGDSTTPLDGQALEADLCALYDSVLHTVQALATMAYRAPPRLWLVTRGAQPVAQRIVSLDQAPLLGLGRVIAMEHPELRCARVDLDPFSHTPQLQALLAELLADGDEHEVALRGTSRHVARFRHAPPRPLQPLTQLEPVEGRPFRLEIEPPGVLDGLELRPVARRAPGPGEVEIAVEAAGLNFVDVLKALGIYPGMKDGPVVLGGECAGQVVRVGPGVEGLVAGQPVLAMAPCSFGSHVTVGARSVAPRPSALTPAQAAAIPAVFMTAWYGLVHLARLQAGERVLVHSATGGTGQAALQIARHLGAEIFATAGSPEKRAWLREQGIAHVMDSRSLHFADEVLAATRGEGVDVVLNSLSGDAIEASLSALAPDGRFIELGKTDIHADRALGLAHFKKSLSYSAVDLAGLSERRPQRFSALLHEVVALFARGVFAPLPVETFPISRASEAFRKMAQAQHLGKLVLVTDDATARLRITATAGPRIRPDASYLVTGGLGGLGLSVARWLAEKGAGHLVLIGRSGAATAAQQAAVAELAATGTRLTLVKGDVAMRTQIEPAFDAIRSSGMPLAGILHAAGLLEDGLLLHQSPNAFRRVMAPKILGALNLDALAANAPLDFFVLYASGAGLLGSPGQGNYAAASTFLDAFAHHRRARGLPALSVDWGVFSEVGLAIAHDDRAARLASRGAQSLTPAQGIEALERLLDGGSPQTAVVPLDVAQWLASYPAAASSPMFSDLHVERPTLTAHASAETLAERLARATSEERGPLLQALVRGEVSRVLRLPESSLDIGAPLTSLGLDSLMGLELRHRLSRSTTVDIPVARLLSDMTIERLSSLLVHPTSGPTAAPVERQEAEAWVDTEL; encoded by the coding sequence ATGACGCAACGGCAAGACCAGCTCCTCGAGCGGCTGCGTGAAGCCACCCTGGCGCTGCGCCGCACGCTCGACGAGCGAGACGCGCTGGAGCGGGAGAAGTACGAGCCGATCGCCATCGTCGGGATCGGCTGCCGCTTCCCCGGTGGCGCATCGAGCCCGAGCGCGTTCTGGGACCTGCTCCTCGAAGGCCGTGATGCCGTCGGCCCGCTCGCCGACCGATGGGCACTCGTGGGAGTGTCCCCGGAAGGAGATGTCCCTCGCTGGGCGGGGCTCCTCACGGAGGCCGTGGATGCGTTCGATGCAGCGTTCTTCGGCATCTCTCCGCGCGAGGCCGTGTCGCTCGATCCTCAGCACCGCCTGCTGCTGGAGGTCGGATGGGAGGCCCTCGAAGACGCAGGCATCCTCGCGGGAACGCTCGAAGGGAGCCGCACGGGGGTGTTCGTCGGTGCGCTCACGACCGACTATGCTCGCCTCGTCGAGCAGCGACCTCGCACCGAGCAGGACGCCTACGGGATGACGGGCAACCTGCTCAGCGTCGCCGCCGGACGTCTCTCCTACACGCTGGGCCTGCAAGGGCCATGCATGACCGTGGACACGGCTTGCTCCTCGTCCCTGGTCTCGGTGCACCTCGCCTGTCGGAGCCTCCGCGCCGGCGAGTGCGATCTCGCCCTGGCGGGAGGGGTGAACTTGATGCTCTCGGCGGACGTGATGGAAGGCACCTCACGCACGCAAGCGCTCTCGCCCGACGGTCGTTGCAAGACCTTCGACGCCCTGGCGAACGGGTTCGCCAGAGGCGAAGGGTGCGGCCTCCTGGTCCTGAAGCGCCTCTCCGACGCGCAGCGCGACGGTGACCCCATCCGGGCACTGATCCGGGGCTCCGCGATCAACCAGGATGGCCGCTCGACGGGGATGACCGCGCCGAACGTGCTCGCCCAGGAAGCGCTGCTCCACGAAGCCCTGGAGAACGCCCGCGTCACGTCGGACCAGATCGGCTTCGTCGAGACGCATGGGACGGGAACGTCGTTGGGGGACCCGATCGAAGTCGAGGCGCTGCGTGCCGTTCTGGGAGCCGCGCGGCCCGATGGCTCACGATGCCTGCTCGGAGCGGTGAAGACGAACGTCGGCCACCTCGAAGCTGCGGCCGGGGTGGCGGGCCTGATCAAGGCAGCGCTCGCACTCCAGCACGAAGCAATCCCCGGGAACCTGCATCTGCGGCAGCTGAACCCGAGGATCTCGCTGGAGGGGACCCCCTTCGTGCTCCCGACGGAGACGGTGACGTGGCCACGTCAGGAACGTCGTCGCCTGGCGGGGGTGAGTTCGTTCGGCATCAGCGGGACGAACGCCCACGTGGTGCTGGAAGAGGCTCCCGCACAGAACACGCCGGATCGCACAGGATCCTCGCCCCCGGACGAGCCGACCGCCGCCGCGCTGGTCGTGGTGTCAGCCAGGAACGAGCAGGCGCTGGCCGATGCCGCGGGCCGCTTGGGGGAGCACCTGCAGGCGCACCCCGAGCTCGAGCTTCCTGACGTCGCGTTCAGTCTGGCGAGGACCCGAACGGAGATGCCCCATCGGCTGGCGATCGCAGCGACGTCGCGCGAAGGCCTGCTGGAGGCCCTGGCCACCGCGTCACGTGGCGAGACCCCGGCTGGTGGGGCGCGAGGTCGGGTCGAGCTGAGGCGCCGACCCGAGGTGATCTTCGTCTTTCCCGGACAAGGATCGCAGTGGGCAGGGATGGGCCGGCAGCTGCTCGCCGAGGAGCCCGTATTCCGGGAGGCACTGGAGGCCAGTGATCGAGCCGTCCGCGCCGAGGCGGGGTGGTCGCTGCTGCAGACGCTCGAGGGAAGCCCCGACGCGCTCCCCCTGGAGCGCATCGACGTGGTGCAGCCGGTGCTGTTCGCCATCGAGGTGGCGCTCTCCGCACTCTGGCGCTCGTGGGGCGTGGAACCGGACGGCGTGGTGGGCCACAGCATGGGTGAGGTGGCGGCAGCCCACGTCGCCGGCGTGCTCTCGCTGGCGGATGCCGTCGCGGTGATCTGTTGTCGTAGCCAGCTCTTGCGGCGCCTGAGCGGGCAGGGCGAGATGGCTCTGGTCGAGCTGTCGTTCGAAGCGGCCGAAGCCGCGCTCGCGGGCTACGAGGACAGGTTGAGCGTGGCGGTGAGCAACAGCCCGCGCGCGACCGTGCTGTCGGGCGATCCCGAGGCACTCGGACAGGTGATGGCGCGCCTCGAAGGCCAGGGGGTCTTCTGCCGGAGGGTGAAGGTGGACGTGGCGAGCCACAGCCCTCAGGTCGACCCGCTGGAGGAAGAGCTGACACGTGGCTTGCGCGATCTGAGACCCCAGCCGGCCCGCATGCGCATGCAGTCGACGGTGACGGCGCTGCCTGTCGAGGGGCCGGAACTCGGGGCCAGCTACTGGGTGACCAACCTCAGGCAGCCGGTGCGGTTCGCCCAGACGGTCGAGGCGTTGCTGGACGGCAGGCACCGCCTGTTCGTCGAGATGAGCCCGCACCCGCTGCTGGTGACCGCCATCGAGGAGATGCGGCACGCCAAGGGTGATCCTGGAGGTGCGCTGGCCTCGCTGTGGCGGGAGCGGGCAGAACGATCCGCGCTGCTCGAGTCGCTCGGCGCCCTGTGGGCGCAAGGGCAGGCCGTGTCGTGGGACCGGGTGCTGCGCGACGGGGGCCTTCGGGTGACGCTCCCGACCTACCCTTGGCAGAGGCAGCGCTACTGGGTCGATCTCTCCGCCCACCGCAAGACCGGACACCGTGGACATGCCGGCGAGCATCCTCTCCTCGGTGAGGGGCTGTCCGTGTCGGCATCCGCAGGCATGCACCTCTGGGAGACGACCCTGGATCACGACAGACTGCCGTGGCTCCAGGATCACCGGGTGCAAGGGCTGCTGGTCTTTCCTGGCGCTGGTTACCTGGAGATGGCCCTCTCGGCAGGGCGCTCCCTGTGGGGCGAACATCCCCTCGCTGTCACGGATGTGGCGCTGATCGAGGCCCTCACACCCGCCGACGACGAACCGACCACCGTGCAGATGGTCACCTCGACACAAGGGGAGGCTCTCGCTCGGTTCCAGATCGCGAGCCAGCGCCCCGCCGCGACGAGCGCCGGCTGGACGGTTCACGCGCGGGGCATGCTCCGCAGGCTGGATCACGCGAGTGCTCCGGACCGAGTGGACCTCGGTGCACTGCGGGCCCGCTTCGACCAGGTGCTCGCCGGGGAAGAGATCTACCGGCTGCTGAGCGCAAGGGGCCTCGACTACGGTCCGACGTTCCGCGGCCTTCTCGAACTACGGCGCGGCTCCCACGAGGCCCTGGGGAGGGTGAGCTTGCCCGAGCCTGCAAGCGTCGCAGCCGGCTACCAGCTACACCCAGCGCTGCTCGACGCCTGCCTCCAGACCGTGGCTGGCGCACTCGACGACCCGGAGCGTCGCGCCTGGATGCCAGTGGCGCTCGGCGCCTTCGAGATGGCACAGCCCCCGACCGGGGAGATCTGGTGTCACGTGCGCTTTACGCAGGACGATCCCGCATCCCTTGCCCCCGTGACGTCACGTCCCGACGTCAGGGCACCTCGGCGCCAGAGGGTCGACCTCTCGGTGCTGGACGCCAGCGGCACACGCATCGCCGAGCTGTCGGGTCTGGTCGTGCAGCAACTCTCCCAGGGGGCCCGCCGTCATGATCCGATGGCCGACTGGTTTCTGGAGGTGGGGTGGATCCAGTCATCGGTGGGGCCATCCCGCCTCACCCCCGGTCGTTACCTCCTGATCGGGGACGGCGACGGGCTGGAGCGAGAGCTTGCTTCGGCCCTCGAAGAGGCTGGGCATGTCGTGCTCTGCGCCGCCTTCGGCACTTCCACGGAGCCGGGCCTTGGCGCCTCCTCGATCGACTCCGCGAGCCTTGAAACCATTCGCGCGCAGCTCTCGGACGCCTTCGGAGGGCAGCCACCGACCGCCGTCGTTCATCTACGCACCGCTGCAGGTCGGGCGACGCCCTCGACGTCAGCCCCCCTCAATACCCCTGGTGATTCCACCACCCCCCTCGATGGACAGGCGCTCGAAGCCGACCTCTGCGCGCTCTACGACAGCGTGCTGCATACGGTGCAGGCCCTGGCCACGATGGCGTACCGGGCTCCTCCCAGGCTCTGGCTGGTCACCCGCGGCGCGCAGCCCGTCGCTCAGCGCATCGTCTCGCTCGACCAGGCCCCACTGCTCGGCCTCGGCCGCGTCATCGCCATGGAGCACCCGGAACTCCGCTGCGCGCGCGTCGACCTCGATCCCTTCTCACACACACCTCAGCTCCAGGCGTTGCTCGCCGAGCTTCTGGCCGATGGGGACGAGCATGAAGTCGCGCTCCGAGGGACGTCGCGCCACGTCGCCCGCTTCCGTCATGCCCCGCCTCGACCCCTTCAGCCCCTCACCCAGCTCGAACCCGTGGAGGGGCGTCCCTTCCGGCTGGAGATCGAGCCCCCGGGCGTTCTCGATGGCCTCGAACTCCGCCCGGTGGCGCGCCGAGCCCCCGGGCCCGGCGAGGTCGAGATCGCCGTCGAAGCCGCAGGACTCAACTTCGTCGACGTGCTGAAGGCGCTCGGGATCTACCCGGGCATGAAGGACGGCCCCGTCGTGCTGGGCGGCGAGTGCGCAGGACAGGTCGTCCGCGTAGGGCCCGGTGTCGAAGGCCTCGTCGCAGGGCAGCCCGTGCTGGCGATGGCTCCTTGCAGCTTCGGCTCCCACGTGACGGTCGGCGCGCGGTCCGTGGCCCCACGCCCCTCCGCGCTGACCCCGGCCCAGGCGGCCGCGATCCCCGCGGTGTTCATGACCGCGTGGTATGGCCTCGTGCATCTGGCGCGACTCCAGGCGGGGGAGCGGGTGCTCGTCCACTCGGCGACGGGCGGCACCGGGCAGGCAGCCCTCCAGATCGCACGACACCTCGGGGCGGAGATCTTTGCCACCGCCGGTTCGCCCGAGAAGCGCGCCTGGTTGCGCGAGCAGGGCATCGCCCACGTGATGGACTCGCGCTCGCTCCACTTCGCGGACGAGGTGCTCGCAGCGACCCGCGGCGAGGGAGTCGACGTCGTCCTCAACTCCCTCTCCGGAGACGCCATCGAGGCCAGCCTCTCCGCGCTCGCCCCCGACGGCCGCTTCATCGAGCTGGGCAAGACCGACATCCACGCCGACCGCGCGCTGGGGCTCGCCCATTTCAAGAAGAGCCTCTCGTACAGCGCCGTGGACCTCGCCGGCCTGTCCGAGCGCCGACCCCAGCGCTTCTCGGCGCTCCTCCACGAGGTGGTCGCGCTGTTCGCGCGCGGCGTGTTCGCGCCGCTCCCGGTCGAGACGTTCCCCATCTCCCGGGCGAGCGAGGCATTCCGCAAGATGGCGCAAGCGCAGCACCTCGGGAAGCTGGTCCTCGTGACGGACGATGCCACGGCGCGCCTCCGGATCACGGCGACCGCAGGACCGCGCATCCGACCCGACGCGAGCTATCTCGTGACGGGAGGCCTCGGCGGTCTGGGACTGAGCGTCGCTCGGTGGCTCGCCGAGAAGGGCGCGGGTCACCTCGTCCTGATCGGTCGGTCTGGCGCGGCCACCGCAGCGCAGCAAGCGGCAGTCGCCGAGCTGGCAGCCACGGGGACCCGGTTGACCCTGGTGAAGGGCGACGTCGCCATGCGGACCCAGATCGAGCCCGCCTTCGACGCCATCCGCTCCTCCGGGATGCCGCTGGCCGGCATCCTTCATGCGGCAGGCCTCCTCGAAGATGGCCTGCTCCTCCACCAGAGCCCGAACGCATTCCGCCGCGTGATGGCCCCGAAGATCCTGGGCGCCTTGAACCTCGACGCCCTCGCGGCGAATGCCCCGCTCGACTTCTTCGTGCTCTACGCCTCGGGCGCCGGCCTGCTGGGATCTCCAGGGCAGGGGAACTACGCCGCGGCGAGCACCTTCCTCGACGCCTTCGCCCACCATCGGCGGGCGCGTGGACTGCCAGCGCTGAGCGTCGACTGGGGCGTCTTCTCCGAGGTCGGCCTCGCCATCGCGCACGACGACCGCGCGGCGCGGCTGGCCTCACGGGGAGCGCAGAGCCTGACCCCCGCGCAGGGCATCGAGGCCCTGGAGCGCCTCCTCGACGGGGGCAGCCCCCAGACGGCCGTCGTACCTCTGGATGTAGCGCAGTGGCTCGCGTCCTACCCGGCAGCCGCTTCTTCCCCCATGTTTTCCGACCTCCACGTCGAGCGACCCACGCTCACCGCCCACGCCAGCGCGGAGACGCTCGCCGAGCGACTCGCTCGTGCCACGTCCGAGGAGCGCGGCCCCTTGCTACAAGCGCTCGTGCGCGGCGAGGTCTCTCGCGTGCTCCGTCTCCCTGAGAGCTCGCTCGATATCGGTGCGCCACTCACCAGCCTGGGGCTGGACTCGCTGATGGGCCTGGAGCTACGTCACCGCTTGAGCCGCAGCACGACCGTGGATATCCCCGTGGCCCGACTGCTGTCCGACATGACCATCGAACGACTCTCCTCGCTCCTGGTTCATCCGACCTCCGGACCGACCGCGGCCCCCGTGGAGCGTCAGGAAGCCGAGGCCTGGGTGGACACCGAGCTATGA